A genomic region of Branchiostoma floridae strain S238N-H82 unplaced genomic scaffold, Bfl_VNyyK Sc7u5tJ_1511, whole genome shotgun sequence contains the following coding sequences:
- the LOC118407956 gene encoding proteasome assembly chaperone 1-like, translating to MAAPLGCGYGDLVLASSRAVDDEEEEEEASQKPSPSAVLRWSTQAKQEISESPNDCIECSALIVAIGPVATGFIHTYLLHQETEILGMIGSGLSEDTCNTFEQTSPADATCFLHRLKSAPSVIVCQCNVDIPPEMMFSWTQQLFSCINIHNTYVGILASAPVSEFRSSVSLSDVTVPFLRGLKTNQFHGKPVCPYLEQPNTAKGLPASVLTHCQVYRVPAVLYMCYSDSIYVEIPAIKAFLPVLKGTPFRDIVQENPHADITLRKLVELRALQNNLYT from the exons ATGGCAGCACCTCTTGGTTGTGGATACGGAGATCTTGTTTTGGCGTCTTCTAGAGCGGTtgacgacgaagaagaagaagaggaagcaAGTCAGAAGCCCAG TCCGTCAGCCGTGCTGAGATGGTCAACCCAGGCGAAACAGGAGATCAGCGAATCTCCCAACGACTGTATCGAGTGTTCGGCTCTCATTGTGGCAATCGGGCCAGTGGCAACAG GATTTATCCACACATACCTGCTACACCAAGAGACAGAGATCCTTGGAATGATCGGAAGTGGTCTGTCAGAGGACACCTGTAACACCTTTGAGCAGACCTCACCTGCGGACGCCACCTGCTTCCTGCACAGACTGAAGTCGGCGCCCAGTGTCATCGTGTGTCAGTGTAACGTTGACATACCACCTGAGATGATGTTCTCATGGACTCAACAG TTATTCTCCTGTATCAACATCCACAACACGTATGTCGGGATCCTGGCCAGCGCGCCAGTCAGCGAGTTCCGCAGCTCCGTGTCGCTGTCGGACGTCACGGTCCCGTTTCTGCGCGGACTGAAGACAAACCAGTTCCACGGGAAGCCTGTCTGTCCGTACCTGGAGCAGCCCAACACAGCCAAGGGGCTGCCGGCCTCAG TGCTGACCCATTGCCAGGTGTACCGGGTCCCAGCTGTGTTGTACATGTGCTACTCTGACTCCATCTATGTGGAGATACCTGCTATCAAGGCCTTCCTACCTGTGCTGAAGGGCACACCTTTCAGGGACATCGTACAG GAGAACCCACATGCAGACATCACCCTCAGGAAACTGGTGGAGCTGAGAGCCCTGCAGAATAACCTGTACACATGA